The DNA sequence GCTCCTTTTTTTCTTTTATAACTCTACTTGAGAAATTATCGAATCACCCAGATAGTGCTGTCCATATGCCACGGAGCCGGATGAATATTTTTTTGCTCCTGCTTTTAAAATTTCACATAATATCCATGTCATTTTTTCCTTCTCTTCCCTATTCTTAAGTGGGAGGGAACGAAATGAAGAAACTTTATTGGATCAGCTCTATCCTTATTATTGCCGGGATTTCTGCAGGGATTGCTTTTTTTGTCATCAGGGATCATTCAGCAGAAATTCCTGAAGATCTGTCATTAATTAATGAAAATGGTGAAACCTATGATTTCAGCGAGCGTGGACAGACCTTAACATTAGTTGAATTTATCTATACCCATTGTCCTGATATCTGTCCCACAACAACACAAAAAATGAATATGCTCAGAAGCGATCTGGAGAAAGATCATGTTTTTGGCAATAAAGTAAAATTCATGACAGTAACCATTGACCCTTATCGCGACACACCTGAAGTGCTGAGTAAGTATATGGACACTTTTGAAATTAATAAAGACGGGAACTGGGTGTTCCTGACTGGAGATCGAGACAGCATGAAAGAAGACCAGCAGGAAATACAGGAGCTCGCCAATGCCTTCCAGTTTCAGTACCGTGATCCCGGGGATGGCTTCTATGTGCACAGCACCTATGTTTATCTCCTGGATAAAGACAATAAATATATTAAAAAGTTCCCAATGGGTGAAAGTTTTGATAGAAAAGAAGTATATAAGAAGATTTTGAAGGAGCTGTAAATCCAGGGTTCCCACGGCCTGGATTTTTTCTTAAGCACGAAAAAGGCTGACTGCCGGAGAGGCAGGTCAGCCTTTTGTATGTATATTCATTCGTATGTTTCTTATGTTCTTCAGGCTGCACAACAGGAGACAGCTGTATATGTGCCTGTCTCCTGTACCTCTCTAGTCTCAGTTCGTGGAGGAAGATATCTTTCCGGCCTGGTTAATGTGCAGCAGGTAGTCAGATTTTGGCTTAGTGAAGCTTATCTTTATGCCGGATTTTTTCAAACGGTTAACTAAATCGACGAGCTGCTTTTTAGCCATGTCAAAAAACTCCTTTGTTTTGCCTGTATGTTTTCATTTTACATGAAAAATATGAAAAAACTATGACATTCGGCAAATTAAATGTGAATAATTTTTGATAATTTTATTTATAAAAAATTGGCACGCATTCTGAGTCAGCTGATTTACTCTATCTATTTCCCATTTCTTCTCAGCTGAAACTTTTTCTCTTGCCTTTCTTCTTATTCTGCCTTTTTCTTTTCATAGGCACCTGTTGGAAAGATTCGCTCTTGGACGCTGAAAGTGTTATAATTCTTACGATATTGTTTTTTTTGGAGGAATCAAACCTATATGATAACTGTCAGCAACGTAGGTCTTCGTTATGGCGACAGGAAGCTGTTCGAAGATGTTAATATTAAATTCAATCCCGGTAACTGCTATGGCCTTATCGGCGCCAATGGTGCCGGGAAGTCGACATTCCTGAAAATCCTCTCTGGAGAAATCGAGTCCCAGACGGGTAATGTATCACTTGGCCCAGGAGAACGTCTTGCAGTATTAAAGCAGAACCACTATGAGTATGAGGAGCATGAGGTACTTACGACGGTCATCATGGGCCATGCCCGCCTATACCAGGTTATGCAGGAAAAAGACGCCATCTATATGAAAGCTGATTTCTCTGATGAAGATGGAATGAAGGCAGCTGAGCTGGAAGGTGAATTTGCTGAACTGAACGGCTGGGAAGCTGAATCTGAAGCGGCCATCCTGCTTAAAGGCCTTGGAATTGGCGAAGAGCTCCATAATAAAAAGATGGAAGATCTTACAGGATCAGATAAAGTAAAAGTCCTGCTTGCACAGGCTCTATTTGGCAAGCCTGATGTCCTTCTGCTAGATGAGCCTACAAACCACTTGGATATCAAAGCAATCCGCTGGCTTGAGGAGTTCCTGATCAACTTCGAAAACACAGTCATTGTCGTTTCCCATGACAGGCACTTCCTTAATAAAGTTTGTACGCATATTGCCGATCTTGATTTCGGAAAAATCCAGGTTTATGTCGGGAACTATGATTTCTGGTATGAATCAAGCCAGCTGGCTTCCAGGATGGCATCTGATGCAAATAAGAAAAAAGAAGAAAAAATCAAAGAGCTGCAAAGCTTTATTGCCCGTTTTAGTGCAAATGCATCAAAATCCAAGCAGGCAACTTCCCGGAAAAAGCTGCTCGATAAGATCTCCCTTGATGATATCAAGCCTTCTTCCCGCCGTTATCCTTATGTTGGATTCACGCCGGAGCGCGAGATTGGAAATGATCTTTTAAGGGTAGACAGTATCAGCAAGACGATCGACGGTGTCAAGGTGCTCAACAATGTCAGCTTCATTATGAATAAAGACGATAAAATTGCACTTGTCGGTACAGATGAAATTGCAAAAACGGCATTGTTCAAAATCCTTACCGGAGAAATGGAACCGGACAGCGGTTCATTTAAATGGGGCATCACGACTTCACAGGCGTATTTCCCTAAAGACAACTCGCAGTATTTTGAAAACAGCGAACTTAACCTTGTTGACTGGCTGCGCCAATTCTCCCCTCAGGATGAGAGTGAAAGCTTCCTGCGCGGATTCCTTGGCAGAATGCTGTTCTCAGGCGAAGAAGTGCTGAAAAAAGCCAGCGTGCTTTCTGGTGGAGAAAAAGTCCGCTGCATGCTTTCAAAGATGATGCTGAGCGGTGCGAATGTGCTTCTTCTTGATGAGCCGACAAACCATTTGGATCTTGAATCTATCACAGCATTGAATAACGGATTGACCAGCTACAAAGGTTCCATGATCTTCGCTTCTCATGACCATCAGTTCATCCAGACCATTGCAAACCGGATCATTGAAATCACTCCGAACGGCACTGTTGATAAGCAAATGACTTATGATGAATACTTGGAAAACACAGACCTGCAAAAACAGGTAGCTGAAATGTATAAATAAAAATGAACCAGGAAAGCACTGCTTTCCTGGTTTTTCTTATTCCTGATCAAGTTCCGGTTTAGTATCAGGCTAAGATTTTCAGGGGTCAGACATCTTGTTTTTTTGTCTTTTTTCTTGCTGAATCAGCTTTGAACCTGCCTGTTTCATTATTGGTCGTGCCCTGTCCCTCAACTTCAGGCGAGCTTAAGCCGGTTTTGGAAGGATCTTTTTTATGTTTGGCCATCTTAAACACCTCCGTTTATTACTTTTAACTCCCAAGCCACATCTCATTCATGGGAATAAGACCACGCTCTTTCAGGCATCATAACATTCAGAGGAGGTGTAAGTTATGGCGAAACGTATTGCGGTAGAACAATCTCTTACCAATATCCAGGAGGCACTCCGTGCGAAAGGTTATGATGTAATTGACATGAAAACTCAGGAGGATGCCCAGAATTGCTCCTGCTGTGTAGTGACAGGACTGGACTCCAATGTTATGGGGATGCAGGATACTTTCACACAATCTTCAGTCATCGAGGCAAACGGGTTATCGGCAGATGAAGTTTGCCAGCAGGTTGAATCAAGGCTTCAATAAATGGCGCAGAAGACTAAAGGTTACTCTTTAGTCTTTTCTTTTATAAAAAGGCATTGAATCAGCTGATTCAATGCCTTTGTTTGATTCTGCGGTATAGTTTCCGTGACATAATGTAAAGAGAAGCCAGTAAAAGCACAAATACCATGTAAAAGACCCCTGACTTAACCGGTGTCTCCTCAATTTCCTGTGCCTGGACCGCTTCAGAAGGACCTGCAGCTTTTACGGCCTCCGGCTCGAGGGGGAAGATTTGAATCAGTTTTCCGCTTCCATCAACGATTTTCAAAAGGCCTTCTTCTGTGACGAT is a window from the Bacillus infantis NRRL B-14911 genome containing:
- a CDS encoding YuzL family protein yields the protein MAKHKKDPSKTGLSSPEVEGQGTTNNETGRFKADSARKKTKKQDV
- a CDS encoding ABC-F family ATP-binding cassette domain-containing protein, which produces MITVSNVGLRYGDRKLFEDVNIKFNPGNCYGLIGANGAGKSTFLKILSGEIESQTGNVSLGPGERLAVLKQNHYEYEEHEVLTTVIMGHARLYQVMQEKDAIYMKADFSDEDGMKAAELEGEFAELNGWEAESEAAILLKGLGIGEELHNKKMEDLTGSDKVKVLLAQALFGKPDVLLLDEPTNHLDIKAIRWLEEFLINFENTVIVVSHDRHFLNKVCTHIADLDFGKIQVYVGNYDFWYESSQLASRMASDANKKKEEKIKELQSFIARFSANASKSKQATSRKKLLDKISLDDIKPSSRRYPYVGFTPEREIGNDLLRVDSISKTIDGVKVLNNVSFIMNKDDKIALVGTDEIAKTALFKILTGEMEPDSGSFKWGITTSQAYFPKDNSQYFENSELNLVDWLRQFSPQDESESFLRGFLGRMLFSGEEVLKKASVLSGGEKVRCMLSKMMLSGANVLLLDEPTNHLDLESITALNNGLTSYKGSMIFASHDHQFIQTIANRIIEITPNGTVDKQMTYDEYLENTDLQKQVAEMYK
- a CDS encoding SCO family protein: MKKLYWISSILIIAGISAGIAFFVIRDHSAEIPEDLSLINENGETYDFSERGQTLTLVEFIYTHCPDICPTTTQKMNMLRSDLEKDHVFGNKVKFMTVTIDPYRDTPEVLSKYMDTFEINKDGNWVFLTGDRDSMKEDQQEIQELANAFQFQYRDPGDGFYVHSTYVYLLDKDNKYIKKFPMGESFDRKEVYKKILKEL
- a CDS encoding YkuS family protein, which codes for MAKRIAVEQSLTNIQEALRAKGYDVIDMKTQEDAQNCSCCVVTGLDSNVMGMQDTFTQSSVIEANGLSADEVCQQVESRLQ